One Candidatus Omnitrophota bacterium genomic window carries:
- the hisF gene encoding imidazole glycerol phosphate synthase subunit HisF — MLAKRIIPCLDVKEGRVVKGVNFVKLRDAGDPVEHAKLYDKEGADELVFLDITASHEKRKTMVDVVSRIAECVFMPFTVGGGISELEDVRKLLNAGCDKVSINTAAVKKPDFIKESSAKFGSQCIVLAIDAKLKQGAKDKWEVYINGGRDNTGIDALDWAKKGTRLGAGEILLTSMDYDGTKNGYDIDLTRTICEAVSVPVIASGGCGNLEHMYEVLTMGLAAAALAASIFHFREYSVRQAKEYLRDKGVPVRT; from the coding sequence ATGCTTGCGAAGAGAATAATACCCTGTCTGGACGTTAAAGAAGGAAGAGTCGTCAAGGGCGTAAATTTTGTAAAATTGCGCGATGCGGGCGATCCCGTTGAGCACGCAAAGCTCTATGATAAAGAAGGCGCGGATGAACTCGTATTTCTGGATATAACTGCTTCGCACGAGAAAAGAAAGACGATGGTGGATGTAGTAAGCCGCATAGCGGAATGCGTCTTTATGCCGTTCACCGTCGGAGGCGGGATAAGCGAGCTCGAAGATGTAAGAAAACTTTTAAATGCCGGATGCGACAAAGTATCCATAAATACCGCAGCCGTAAAAAAACCTGATTTTATAAAAGAATCATCCGCTAAATTCGGAAGCCAGTGTATAGTTTTGGCGATAGATGCAAAACTGAAGCAGGGGGCGAAGGATAAATGGGAAGTATATATAAACGGCGGCAGGGATAATACCGGTATAGACGCGCTGGATTGGGCGAAGAAGGGTACTCGCTTAGGCGCCGGCGAGATACTTTTGACAAGCATGGATTATGACGGTACCAAAAACGGTTATGACATAGATCTGACGCGCACCATATGCGAAGCGGTCAGCGTGCCGGTCATAGCGTCCGGCGGCTGCGGCAATTTGGAGCATATGTATGAGGTGCTGACAATGGGATTGGCGGCTGCGGCGCTTGCGGCTTCCATATTTCATTTTCGCGAATATTCAGTACGCCAGGCGAAGGAGTATTTGCGCGACAAGGGCGTACCTGTTCGGACTTGA
- the hisI gene encoding phosphoribosyl-AMP cyclohydrolase, which produces MKFINDLKFNDKGLMPAIIQDYKSGKVLTLCYMNRQALEKTLEEGKVYLFRRSKNTLMMKGETSGHIQIVKEIFIDCEGNSILLKIEQKVAACHAGYFTCYYRKASSDGALLVTEKKIFDPEKVY; this is translated from the coding sequence ATGAAATTTATAAACGATTTAAAATTTAACGACAAAGGATTGATGCCCGCTATAATACAGGACTATAAATCGGGCAAGGTGCTGACGCTTTGCTATATGAACCGGCAGGCGCTAGAAAAGACGCTGGAAGAAGGGAAGGTCTACCTTTTTCGAAGGTCAAAGAACACGCTCATGATGAAGGGCGAAACGTCCGGCCACATCCAGATAGTGAAAGAAATCTTTATCGACTGCGAGGGCAATTCCATCCTCCTTAAGATAGAGCAGAAAGTCGCTGCCTGCCATGCAGGGTATTTTACATGCTACTACAGAAAAGCATCCTCTGACGGCGCGCTTTTGGTTACGGAAAAGAAGATATTCGATCCAGAGAAAGTCTATTAA
- the trpE gene encoding anthranilate synthase component I: MYYPSKKDFIKLAKRGNLIPVYKEIEADLETPVSSFLKIDEGDYSYLLESIEGEENIARFSFLGANPSLVFKSKGRRIEITENKRTKRFVTSRDPLSEIKKIMKQFKFVKVDGLPRFSGGLVGYLGYDMIRFFEEIPDENPDDLKVPDSVFMLTDTLLIFDHLMHKIKIVSNAHISDNARLAYDTAVRKIEKISKMLSKKALKSEKRTKAKKNAKIKSNFTKKGFGRIVEKAKKYIKNGDIIQVVLSQRLSTELGGKDPFNIYRSLRSINPSPYMYYLKFKNMRLIGSSPEIMVRCEDKKIELRPIAGTRPRGKNEAEDIKFQKELLADPKERAEHIMLVDLGRNDIGRVADFTSVNVLELMRIEKYSHVMHIVSDIIGKLSKSKDEFDLIRASFPAGTVTGAPKIRAMEIIDELEPVRRSTYAGCVGYFSFSGNIDTCITIRTILVKDNKAYVQAGAGIVADSKPDKEYQETLNKARALIKAIEEA; encoded by the coding sequence ATGTATTACCCGTCAAAGAAAGATTTCATAAAACTCGCCAAGCGCGGCAATCTGATACCTGTCTATAAAGAGATAGAAGCCGACCTTGAAACCCCTGTTTCGTCTTTTCTAAAAATAGACGAAGGGGATTATTCCTATCTTCTCGAGTCAATAGAAGGCGAGGAGAACATAGCGCGGTTCTCGTTTCTCGGCGCCAACCCTTCGCTTGTATTCAAAAGCAAGGGCCGCCGCATAGAGATTACGGAAAATAAACGTACGAAGCGTTTTGTCACATCCCGAGATCCTCTTTCGGAAATAAAGAAAATAATGAAACAGTTTAAATTCGTAAAGGTAGACGGCCTTCCGCGTTTTTCCGGGGGATTGGTGGGCTATCTTGGATACGATATGATCCGGTTCTTCGAAGAGATCCCCGATGAGAATCCGGACGACCTTAAGGTCCCGGATTCCGTATTTATGCTTACGGATACGCTTCTCATCTTTGACCATCTTATGCATAAGATAAAGATAGTCTCAAATGCCCATATTTCCGACAATGCCCGGCTTGCATATGATACAGCGGTCCGGAAGATAGAGAAGATATCAAAGATGCTTTCCAAAAAGGCGCTAAAATCAGAAAAGAGAACAAAGGCCAAAAAGAACGCGAAAATAAAATCCAATTTTACAAAAAAGGGATTTGGGCGTATAGTAGAAAAAGCAAAAAAATACATAAAAAACGGCGATATCATACAGGTGGTACTTTCGCAGAGGCTTTCCACCGAGCTTGGCGGAAAAGATCCATTCAATATATACAGGAGCCTGCGCTCCATAAATCCGTCACCTTATATGTATTACCTTAAGTTTAAAAATATGCGGCTTATCGGCTCTTCTCCAGAGATAATGGTGCGGTGCGAAGATAAGAAGATAGAGTTAAGGCCCATAGCAGGCACAAGGCCCAGGGGGAAAAATGAAGCGGAAGACATTAAATTTCAAAAAGAACTTTTGGCCGACCCGAAGGAGAGGGCAGAGCATATAATGCTTGTGGATTTGGGCAGGAACGATATAGGCCGGGTAGCCGATTTTACGAGCGTAAACGTACTGGAGCTTATGAGGATAGAAAAGTATTCGCATGTCATGCACATAGTGAGCGACATCATAGGCAAGTTATCAAAATCAAAAGACGAGTTCGATCTTATAAGGGCATCTTTTCCGGCGGGGACTGTTACAGGCGCGCCCAAGATACGCGCGATGGAGATTATAGACGAGCTGGAGCCTGTAAGGCGCAGTACTTACGCGGGCTGTGTAGGCTATTTCAGTTTTTCCGGAAATATCGATACGTGTATTACGATACGGACGATCCTCGTCAAAGATAATAAGGCCTATGTGCAAGCGGGCGCCGGCATAGTAGCTGATTCAAAGCCCGATAAGGAATACCAGGAGACATTAAACAAAGCCAGGGCTCTTATCAAAGCCATTGAAGAGGCATGA
- a CDS encoding aminodeoxychorismate/anthranilate synthase component II, whose amino-acid sequence MILVIDNYDSFTYNLVQYLGELGAELKVFRNDKITLQEIEGLKPERIIISPGPGYPLDAGISEELIENFAGRLPILGVCLGHQAIGEVFGGRIVKALRLMHGKTSLVYHNGEGIFKGIKDPFEATRYHSLLVDRKSLPDCLAITAETKEKEIMALKHKKYDVYGVQFHPESILTKEGMKLLNNFLKI is encoded by the coding sequence ATGATACTCGTTATAGACAATTACGATTCTTTCACTTATAACCTCGTCCAGTATCTCGGCGAACTGGGCGCGGAACTTAAGGTCTTCCGCAATGACAAAATAACATTGCAAGAGATAGAAGGCCTTAAGCCGGAAAGAATAATCATCTCTCCGGGGCCGGGATATCCTTTGGATGCGGGCATTTCAGAAGAATTGATAGAGAATTTTGCCGGGCGTCTGCCAATTTTGGGTGTTTGTCTTGGGCATCAGGCAATAGGAGAGGTCTTTGGGGGCAGGATAGTAAAAGCGCTCAGGCTTATGCACGGTAAGACATCACTTGTTTACCATAATGGCGAGGGTATATTTAAAGGCATTAAAGACCCATTTGAGGCGACACGCTACCATTCACTTTTAGTAGATAGAAAATCGCTGCCGGATTGCCTGGCAATAACAGCCGAGACAAAAGAGAAAGAGATCATGGCCCTTAAGCATAAGAAATATGATGTCTACGGCGTCCAATTCCATCCGGAATCGATTCTCACAAAAGAGGGCATGAAGCTTCTCAATAATTTTCTAAAAATATGA
- the trpD gene encoding anthranilate phosphoribosyltransferase codes for MIKEATEKILKKHDLSPSEMENVFEEIMNGDAAKEDVKRFLVSLAAKPESPEEIASAAAVMRRKAVKVAVSPEKLIDTCGTGGARVNDVNVSTISAIVLAGCGLRVAKHGNRSFTGKCGSADLLEALGVNIDQKPERVAELIEKIGIGFMFAPNFHPAMKNVMEARRELKARTIFNILGPLSNPAGVKMQIIGVYKPELTEIMAEALNRLGSEKAYIVHGLEGLDEISIKGETKISELKHGKITTYRLMPGDFGIEEGSLREIAGGLPAHNADIALAVLNGQKNAVRNTVLLNAAAALKMAGEVSDFQNGVKAARESIDSGRALRKLNALKDMSSK; via the coding sequence ATGATAAAAGAAGCCACAGAAAAGATCTTAAAAAAACACGACCTATCGCCGTCAGAGATGGAAAACGTCTTTGAAGAGATAATGAATGGCGATGCGGCGAAGGAAGACGTTAAACGTTTTTTGGTATCCCTTGCCGCAAAACCCGAGAGCCCCGAAGAGATAGCGAGCGCGGCAGCGGTTATGCGGAGGAAAGCAGTCAAGGTCGCTGTCTCTCCGGAGAAGCTGATAGATACATGCGGCACAGGCGGCGCCCGGGTAAACGATGTAAATGTGTCGACTATTTCAGCTATCGTCTTGGCCGGCTGCGGCCTACGGGTAGCAAAGCACGGCAATCGTTCCTTTACAGGTAAATGCGGCAGCGCAGATCTTCTGGAAGCCCTCGGCGTTAATATAGATCAAAAACCGGAAAGAGTAGCCGAATTGATCGAGAAAATAGGCATAGGGTTTATGTTCGCGCCTAATTTTCATCCGGCCATGAAAAATGTCATGGAGGCGAGAAGGGAATTGAAGGCGAGAACTATCTTTAATATACTTGGCCCTTTGTCTAATCCCGCCGGAGTCAAGATGCAGATAATAGGCGTCTATAAACCGGAGCTTACAGAGATTATGGCGGAGGCATTGAATAGGCTGGGTTCGGAGAAAGCATATATTGTGCACGGCTTGGAGGGCCTTGACGAGATATCGATTAAGGGCGAGACAAAAATTTCCGAGCTGAAACATGGTAAAATAACGACATACCGCCTTATGCCGGGTGATTTTGGAATAGAAGAGGGCTCCCTTCGGGAAATAGCGGGAGGCCTGCCCGCGCATAATGCGGATATCGCATTAGCCGTTTTAAACGGCCAAAAGAATGCAGTTCGCAATACAGTTCTCCTAAATGCCGCCGCCGCTTTAAAAATGGCCGGCGAAGTTTCCGACTTTCAAAACGGAGTCAAGGCAGCTCGCGAATCCATCGATTCGGGGCGCGCGCTTCGGAAATTGAACGCACTAAAGGACATGAGCAGCAAATGA
- the trpC gene encoding indole-3-glycerol phosphate synthase TrpC translates to MILNSILEEKKKAIDLAKKNVPQNNLLEEIDKKVSHSKPHFFRHSIDKHNHMHLIAEVKKASPSAGVIREDFDPLKIALTYEASGAAAISVVTDEKFFKGNMSYLVKIKKNARIPVLRKDFIIDEYQIYESIARGADAALLIADLLSEKELKNFLAIGREHNLDFLVEVHSEEDVQKAIAADCDIIGINNRDLHTFKVDIHTTTRLVKLIPRDKLIVSESGIRTRENILYFKSLGVNAVLIGEFLMRSDNIGATIKELMA, encoded by the coding sequence ATGATTTTGAATAGCATATTAGAAGAGAAGAAAAAAGCGATAGATTTAGCCAAGAAGAATGTCCCACAGAATAATCTGCTTGAGGAGATCGATAAGAAGGTAAGCCATTCCAAGCCCCATTTTTTTAGACATTCCATCGACAAACATAATCACATGCACCTTATAGCAGAAGTCAAAAAGGCCTCGCCATCGGCCGGAGTCATACGGGAAGACTTCGATCCTTTAAAAATAGCCCTCACCTATGAAGCGTCGGGCGCCGCCGCTATTTCCGTCGTGACAGACGAAAAATTTTTTAAAGGAAACATGTCTTATCTTGTGAAGATCAAAAAGAACGCGCGCATACCGGTACTCCGGAAAGATTTCATAATAGACGAATACCAGATATACGAGTCAATAGCAAGGGGCGCGGACGCGGCACTTCTCATAGCCGATCTCTTATCCGAAAAAGAATTGAAGAATTTCCTCGCAATAGGCAGGGAGCATAATTTAGATTTTCTGGTGGAGGTTCACTCCGAAGAGGACGTCCAAAAGGCCATAGCGGCAGATTGCGATATAATAGGCATAAACAATAGGGACCTCCATACTTTTAAAGTTGATATCCATACCACTACACGCCTCGTCAAACTAATACCCCGCGATAAGCTGATAGTTTCCGAGAGCGGGATAAGAACGCGGGAAAATATATTATATTTTAAATCGTTAGGCGTGAATGCTGTTCTGATAGGCGAGTTTCTTATGCGAAGTGATAATATCGGCGCTACTATTAAGGAATTAATGGCTTAG
- a CDS encoding phosphoribosylanthranilate isomerase: MLIKICGITNLEDAQNAALFGANAIGFVFAKSPRQVSPEKAKEIIERVEKNVMKVGVFVDEGLEKLEETSLFCGLDLVQLHGNENPDYCSKIKRGKVIKAFRVKDKAVLPSMNGYDTVFAYLLDTFSSEGYGGTGKYFDWRVAVKVKALGKPVILSGGIGLGNVADAIRAVKPYGVDISSSIEVKPGKKDPVLMRRLIESIKALD, translated from the coding sequence ATGCTCATAAAGATCTGCGGCATAACCAATCTGGAAGATGCCCAAAATGCGGCTTTATTCGGCGCAAATGCCATAGGTTTTGTGTTTGCCAAGAGTCCAAGGCAAGTTAGCCCCGAAAAAGCGAAAGAAATAATAGAGCGAGTAGAAAAGAATGTCATGAAAGTCGGTGTCTTTGTTGATGAAGGGCTTGAAAAATTGGAAGAGACCTCGCTCTTCTGCGGCCTGGATCTAGTTCAGCTGCATGGCAATGAAAACCCCGATTATTGCTCAAAGATTAAAAGAGGCAAAGTCATAAAAGCGTTTCGGGTTAAAGATAAGGCGGTCCTGCCTTCCATGAACGGCTATGATACCGTTTTTGCTTATCTTCTTGACACGTTTTCCAGTGAGGGATATGGCGGAACCGGCAAATATTTTGATTGGCGGGTCGCAGTGAAGGTGAAGGCCCTGGGTAAGCCTGTAATACTTTCAGGAGGTATAGGTTTGGGCAATGTCGCGGATGCCATAAGAGCTGTAAAGCCTTATGGCGTAGATATATCCAGCTCTATAGAGGTAAAGCCGGGCAAAAAAGACCCTGTTCTCATGAGGCGCCTGATCGAGTCTATAAAAGCCCTTGACTAA